From a region of the Mycolicibacterium sp. MU0050 genome:
- a CDS encoding IS3 family transposase (programmed frameshift), with the protein MAGRKRNSAEDIVRKLRRADELAAEGKTGEQIAAELQVSPATLYNWRRSYGGMDTDAAKELKELREQNARLKRLLAEAELEKDALREVAKGKILSPAAKRRAVDMLKATLSMSERLACKAVGLARSTYRRLPLAQTPADPDAELRAWLRSYATKHPCHGFRRAWAALRYDERREVNKKKVHRLWREEGLQVRVHSPRKRAGVSSVEPVVADAPKVVWAIDFQFDSTIDGKAIKIASMLDEHTRESLLNVVERSITGEALVEELKKVFAAHGGPPKVLRMDNGPEMVSQALQRFCENKIGMVYIPPGCPWDNGYIESFNNRLRRECLNRNYWNNLFEARVVIGDFKDDHNHRHRHSALGYRTPAEYAAACRCTHTPVACSIN; encoded by the exons ATGGCTGGTCGGAAGCGGAATTCCGCGGAGGACATCGTGCGCAAGTTGCGCCGAGCAGATGAGCTGGCCGCTGAGGGCAAGACCGGCGAGCAGATCGCCGCCGAGCTGCAGGTGTCGCCGGCGACGCTGTACAACTGGCGGCGCAGCTACGGTGGCATGGACACCGACGCCGCCAAGGAGCTCAAGGAGCTGCGCGAGCAGAACGCCCGGCTGAAGCGGCTGCTGGCCGAGGCCGAACTCGAGAAGGACGCCTTGCGGGAGGTGGCCA AAGGGAAAATTCTGAGCCCAGCTGCCAAGCGTCGCGCCGTGGACATGCTCAAGGCGACGTTGAGCATGTCGGAACGGCTGGCCTGCAAGGCTGTTGGGCTGGCCCGCTCCACCTACCGCCGACTGCCGTTGGCGCAGACCCCGGCCGATCCGGACGCCGAGTTGCGGGCCTGGCTGCGCTCCTACGCCACCAAACATCCGTGCCACGGGTTCCGGCGGGCCTGGGCGGCGCTGCGCTACGACGAACGCCGTGAGGTCAACAAGAAGAAGGTCCACCGCCTGTGGCGTGAGGAGGGTCTGCAGGTCCGCGTGCACAGCCCCCGCAAGCGGGCCGGGGTCTCCTCGGTGGAACCGGTTGTTGCTGATGCACCGAAGGTGGTGTGGGCGATCGATTTCCAGTTCGACTCCACCATCGATGGCAAGGCCATCAAGATCGCTTCGATGCTCGACGAACACACCCGCGAGTCGCTGCTGAACGTGGTGGAGCGCTCGATCACCGGAGAGGCGCTGGTTGAGGAACTGAAGAAGGTGTTCGCCGCTCATGGTGGCCCGCCGAAAGTGCTGCGCATGGACAACGGACCGGAGATGGTTTCCCAAGCGCTGCAACGGTTCTGCGAGAACAAGATCGGGATGGTCTACATCCCGCCAGGCTGTCCGTGGGACAACGGCTACATCGAATCGTTCAACAACCGACTTCGCAGGGAGTGCTTGAACCGCAACTACTGGAACAACCTGTTCGAGGCCCGCGTGGTCATCGGCGACTTCAAGGACGACCACAATCACCGACACCGCCACTCAGCCCTGGGCTACCGCACACCGGCCGAGTACGCTGCGGCGTGCAGGTGTACCCATACCCCGGTGGCCTGCAGCATCAACTGA
- a CDS encoding type I restriction enzyme HsdR N-terminal domain-containing protein — MAFSDGLATMAQKIRDMRGSVLTEEATKNAFIMPFISNVLGYDVFNPSEVVPEFVADVGVKKGEKVDYAIFKDGQVQILIECKKIGDPLDLRYASQLFRYFAVTSARIAILTGMFPVIETSLF; from the coding sequence ATGGCATTTTCGGACGGTCTTGCCACGATGGCGCAGAAGATCCGTGACATGCGGGGTTCGGTTCTGACAGAGGAAGCAACTAAAAATGCGTTCATAATGCCGTTCATTTCGAACGTACTGGGCTACGACGTGTTCAATCCCTCCGAGGTAGTGCCGGAGTTCGTCGCCGACGTAGGCGTCAAGAAGGGCGAGAAGGTCGATTACGCGATTTTCAAGGACGGGCAAGTCCAGATTCTTATCGAGTGCAAGAAGATTGGCGACCCACTCGACCTCCGATACGCATCGCAACTGTTCCGGTACTTCGCCGTCACCTCGGCCCGCATCGCCATCCTGACTGGCATGTTCCCGGTGATTGAGACCAGCCTGTTTTAG
- a CDS encoding nucleotidyltransferase domain-containing protein, which produces MQLNRPFATVTPTLDGDVLSVLASADVAFTVPQIQRILTTVSGEGIRKVLTRLTTQGVVLHDRVGRTNTYCLNAEHLATEPIRALSRLHSTFLERLELHLSDWGKVLRYAAVFGSAATGRMTADSDIDIFLVRAAPELGQGSNQDPWGQQVSELARLVTAWTGNDARVIEYTEEELRDAAAAGESLLHDVSKQGLTVAGTRAWFNTQLRPVGKAAPSGRL; this is translated from the coding sequence ATGCAGCTGAATAGGCCGTTCGCCACGGTGACGCCGACCCTGGACGGCGACGTTCTCAGCGTCCTCGCAAGCGCTGATGTCGCGTTCACGGTCCCTCAGATCCAGCGAATACTCACCACCGTGTCAGGTGAGGGCATCCGCAAGGTCCTCACCCGCCTCACCACCCAAGGTGTCGTGCTTCATGACCGGGTAGGTAGGACCAACACTTACTGCCTCAATGCCGAACACCTTGCGACCGAGCCGATCAGGGCCCTCTCGCGGCTGCACTCCACTTTTCTGGAACGTCTTGAGCTACACCTGTCGGACTGGGGCAAGGTTTTGAGGTACGCCGCCGTGTTCGGGTCCGCAGCGACCGGTCGGATGACGGCGGACAGTGACATCGACATCTTCCTGGTGCGTGCCGCGCCCGAACTTGGGCAGGGCAGCAACCAAGACCCGTGGGGGCAACAGGTGAGCGAACTCGCCCGGCTGGTCACGGCGTGGACCGGTAACGACGCACGCGTCATCGAGTACACCGAGGAGGAGTTGCGCGACGCGGCAGCCGCCGGGGAGTCGCTGCTCCACGACGTGTCCAAGCAGGGCCTGACTGTCGCCGGCACCCGGGCATGGTTCAACACGCAACTGCGACCGGTCGGCAAAGCGGCTCCGAGCGGGAGGCTCTGA
- a CDS encoding dihydrofolate reductase family protein: MGKLIYGFNVSVDGYIADANGSIDWSAPSDELHQYWNDFERETACAFYGRRLYELMSAYWPTADQAPEATPLIVDFAGIWRNMPKVVFSRTLDSVDWNSRLERGDPVEVVRKLKAETDGNLEVAGARLAAPIVQAGLVDEYRLVVAPTAVGGGLPFFPTLPSWISLRLLENRTFPGGTVLLRYEARRD; the protein is encoded by the coding sequence ATGGGCAAACTTATCTACGGCTTCAACGTCTCCGTGGACGGATACATCGCCGACGCAAACGGCAGCATCGACTGGAGTGCTCCGAGCGACGAACTACACCAGTACTGGAACGACTTCGAGCGGGAGACCGCGTGCGCGTTCTACGGGCGGCGGCTCTACGAACTGATGTCCGCATACTGGCCCACCGCGGACCAGGCACCGGAGGCCACCCCGCTGATCGTCGACTTCGCAGGCATCTGGCGGAACATGCCCAAGGTCGTCTTCTCGCGCACGCTGGATTCCGTCGACTGGAACTCTCGGCTGGAACGCGGCGACCCGGTCGAGGTGGTGCGGAAACTCAAAGCCGAGACCGACGGCAACCTGGAGGTGGCCGGTGCGAGGTTGGCCGCACCAATCGTGCAAGCGGGACTGGTCGACGAATACCGGCTCGTCGTCGCGCCCACCGCGGTAGGCGGCGGGCTCCCGTTCTTCCCGACGCTGCCGTCGTGGATCTCGCTGCGGCTGTTGGAGAACCGCACCTTCCCCGGCGGCACGGTGCTGCTGCGCTACGAGGCGAGGCGCGACTGA
- a CDS encoding IS3 family transposase (programmed frameshift): MSGKRKKYTPEFREQAARLVIETGRPIAHVAAEIGVGEQLLGRWVRVAREAAGAGDNGAVLDSDERAELERLRKENAELRLDRQFLKKSRGLLCLRTEPVEAYGLIEAEKANYAITRMCELLDVSRSGFYKWRKSQAAGPSPAARRRAELDVKVAALHEASDGVYGAPRILADLRDAGETVSRKTVAASLRRQGLAGISPRTFAPVTTVVDLDAPPIPDLVKRRFDTGRLDGVWTSDITYLRTGEGWLYLCAVRDGCSRRVIGWAIDEHLHTDLVEDAVAMAVAMRGELAAQVVFHADRGCQYTSAQLARFARKHDLARSVGRTGVCWDNAQQESFWATMKVEFYDRYLWPTKAAAKLAVGDWIERVYNRRRRHSSIGMITPVEYENRITQTAQAA, translated from the exons ATGTCGGGCAAGCGGAAGAAGTACACCCCGGAGTTTCGGGAGCAGGCGGCCCGCTTGGTGATCGAGACGGGCCGGCCGATCGCGCATGTGGCCGCGGAGATCGGTGTGGGTGAGCAGTTGCTGGGGCGCTGGGTGCGGGTGGCCCGCGAGGCCGCTGGCGCAGGCGATAATGGTGCGGTGCTTGATTCTGATGAGCGTGCCGAGTTGGAGCGGCTGCGCAAGGAGAACGCTGAATTGCGTTTGGACCGGCAGTTTTTGA AAAAAAGCCGCGGCCTTCTTTGCCTCCGAACAGAACCAGTAGAGGCCTACGGTCTGATCGAGGCGGAGAAGGCCAATTACGCGATCACCCGGATGTGCGAGCTGCTGGACGTGTCGCGGTCGGGGTTTTACAAATGGCGCAAGTCCCAGGCCGCGGGACCGTCGCCGGCGGCGCGGCGTCGTGCCGAGTTGGATGTCAAGGTCGCGGCCTTGCATGAGGCCTCCGATGGGGTCTATGGGGCGCCGCGCATCCTGGCCGACCTGCGCGATGCCGGCGAGACCGTGTCACGCAAGACGGTGGCTGCCTCGCTGCGCCGTCAGGGTCTGGCCGGGATCAGCCCACGTACGTTCGCCCCGGTAACCACCGTGGTGGATCTGGACGCGCCGCCGATCCCTGACCTGGTCAAACGTCGATTCGATACAGGCCGTCTGGATGGGGTGTGGACCAGCGACATCACCTATCTGCGCACCGGTGAGGGCTGGTTGTACCTGTGCGCCGTGCGTGACGGCTGCAGCCGGCGGGTGATCGGCTGGGCCATCGATGAGCACCTGCATACCGACCTGGTCGAGGACGCGGTGGCGATGGCGGTGGCCATGCGCGGCGAGTTGGCCGCGCAGGTGGTGTTCCATGCTGACCGCGGATGTCAGTACACCAGTGCGCAGTTGGCACGGTTCGCCCGCAAGCATGATCTGGCCCGCTCGGTGGGCCGCACCGGGGTGTGTTGGGATAATGCTCAGCAGGAATCATTCTGGGCCACAATGAAAGTCGAGTTCTACGACCGCTACTTGTGGCCCACCAAAGCAGCCGCTAAGCTCGCCGTCGGCGACTGGATCGAACGGGTCTACAACCGCCGACGGCGCCACTCTTCGATCGGGATGATCACCCCGGTCGAGTACGAGAACCGGATCACTCAGACGGCACAAGCCGCCTGA
- a CDS encoding zinc-binding alcohol dehydrogenase family protein has translation MAVSTMRAWQVRAPGPMATAPLELVRTDIAEPGDGELLIAVLACGVCRTDLHVSEGDLPVHRHRVTPGHEVVGEVVAVGPNVGAEFTAGDRVGVAWLRSTCGHCKYCRRGQENLCPASKYTGWDADGGYAEYLTAPAAFVHRLPAGYTDTELAPLLCAGIIGYRALKRAELPDGGRLGIYGFGGSAHLTAQVALARGAEVHVMTRGAGARELATALGAASVQGAGDPPPVPLDAAILFAPVGELVLPALAALDRGGILAVAGIHLSDIPTLNYQRLLFQERQLRSVTSNTRADARKFLAFAGEHRITVATVPYPLDAADRALADLSAGAIAGAAVLIP, from the coding sequence ATGGCTGTTTCCACGATGCGCGCCTGGCAGGTCCGCGCCCCGGGGCCGATGGCCACGGCGCCGCTGGAGCTGGTCCGCACCGACATCGCCGAACCAGGAGACGGCGAGCTGCTCATCGCCGTGCTGGCCTGCGGAGTCTGCCGCACCGATCTGCATGTCAGTGAGGGTGACCTGCCGGTCCACCGGCACCGCGTCACACCGGGGCATGAGGTGGTGGGCGAGGTGGTCGCCGTCGGGCCGAACGTCGGTGCCGAGTTCACCGCCGGTGACCGCGTCGGAGTCGCCTGGCTGCGCAGCACGTGCGGCCACTGCAAGTACTGTCGGCGTGGCCAGGAGAATCTGTGCCCGGCCTCGAAGTACACCGGCTGGGACGCTGACGGAGGCTACGCCGAATACCTCACGGCGCCCGCCGCTTTCGTGCACCGGCTGCCGGCGGGTTACACCGACACCGAGTTGGCGCCGCTGTTGTGCGCCGGCATCATCGGCTACCGCGCGCTGAAGCGAGCCGAACTGCCCGACGGCGGACGGCTCGGCATCTACGGCTTCGGCGGCAGCGCTCACCTCACCGCGCAGGTCGCGCTCGCGCGCGGGGCCGAGGTGCACGTGATGACCCGCGGCGCGGGTGCCCGCGAGCTGGCGACCGCGCTGGGCGCGGCCTCGGTGCAGGGCGCCGGCGACCCGCCACCGGTACCGCTCGACGCGGCGATCCTGTTCGCTCCGGTCGGCGAGCTGGTGCTGCCCGCCCTGGCGGCCCTCGACCGCGGCGGCATCCTCGCCGTCGCCGGCATCCATCTCAGTGACATCCCGACGCTGAACTATCAACGCCTCCTCTTCCAGGAACGTCAGCTGCGGTCGGTCACGTCGAATACCCGTGCCGACGCGCGGAAATTTCTGGCCTTCGCCGGAGAGCACCGCATCACCGTCGCGACCGTGCCATATCCACTCGACGCCGCCGATCGCGCCTTGGCCGATCTCAGTGCGGGCGCCATCGCGGGTGCCGCGGTATTGATCCCGTGA